From Cecembia calidifontis, one genomic window encodes:
- a CDS encoding outer membrane beta-barrel protein — MAIRVVFTLFLGFFCFLPELLAQTSLGFRGGVSSSQVSYRYRLGRPPVLTSGIQGTTFAFVLEHFGQKNAGLQLEFQKITLGYTQTDEGEAVNQSEWDYLKMPLLSNFYFGNKGRFHIKIGPHFGYLLDARDVRREFVGNETSLPTYGQAGDDPKRFMYGLNLGAGLSKLFGKSTLAGDVRFAYEFAGPESQDRIYDINSTTLEITLTYLFQIRKGKWQK, encoded by the coding sequence ATGGCCATCCGTGTGGTTTTCACCTTATTCTTGGGATTCTTTTGTTTCCTACCGGAATTATTGGCCCAGACAAGCCTTGGTTTCCGGGGAGGTGTGAGTAGTTCCCAAGTAAGCTACCGGTATAGACTCGGCCGCCCTCCTGTGCTTACTTCGGGCATTCAGGGTACTACTTTTGCCTTTGTTTTGGAGCATTTTGGGCAAAAGAATGCAGGACTACAGCTTGAATTCCAAAAAATCACCTTGGGGTATACCCAGACAGATGAAGGAGAAGCCGTCAATCAGAGTGAATGGGACTACCTGAAGATGCCCTTGCTTTCTAATTTTTACTTTGGGAATAAAGGGCGTTTCCACATCAAAATTGGCCCGCATTTTGGCTACCTCTTAGATGCCCGGGATGTAAGAAGGGAGTTTGTAGGCAATGAAACCTCTCTCCCCACTTATGGACAGGCGGGAGATGATCCTAAACGCTTCATGTACGGACTTAATTTAGGTGCAGGATTGTCCAAGTTATTTGGAAAAAGTACGCTGGCAGGAGATGTGCGCTTTGCCTATGAATTTGCCGGGCCTGAATCCCAAGACCGGATATATGATATCAACAGCACCACCTTGGAAATAACCTTGACTTACCTTTTCCAGATCAGAAAAGGAAAATGGCAGAAATAA
- a CDS encoding NifU family protein — MLQAQKRPVHIYMEANPNPNSLKFVVNFMLADEGISFDYPDQESTENSPLAKELFNFAAVERVFIASNFVTVTKKEDIEWPEIQDFIRDHIKKYLETGKAAVNAVFDKDPLFDENDSETVKKIKGILDEYIRPAVEQDGGAIVFHSFHDGIVKVLLQGSCSGCPSSTITLKAGIQNLLTRMLPEVKEVQAEGV, encoded by the coding sequence ATGCTTCAAGCACAAAAGAGACCCGTACATATTTACATGGAAGCCAACCCCAACCCCAACTCCCTGAAGTTTGTGGTCAATTTCATGTTGGCAGATGAAGGCATCAGCTTTGATTATCCAGATCAGGAAAGCACAGAAAACTCCCCTTTGGCTAAAGAGCTTTTCAATTTTGCAGCAGTAGAGCGTGTATTCATTGCTTCCAATTTTGTGACTGTCACCAAAAAAGAAGACATTGAATGGCCTGAAATCCAGGATTTTATCCGGGACCATATCAAAAAATACCTGGAGACAGGAAAAGCAGCAGTCAATGCGGTTTTTGACAAAGACCCTCTTTTTGATGAAAATGATTCTGAAACCGTCAAAAAAATCAAAGGAATATTGGACGAATACATCCGCCCTGCAGTCGAGCAGGATGGTGGCGCGATTGTATTCCATAGTTTCCATGATGGTATCGTAAAAGTTTTGCTTCAAGGCAGCTGTTCAGGTTGCCCTTCCAGCACCATTACCTTGAAAGCCGGTATCCAAAACCTACTCACCAGAATGCTTCCCGAAGTCAAAGAAGTTCAGGCTGAGGGAGTATAG
- a CDS encoding DUF3810 domain-containing protein: protein MLKGNWTWSMLGLTSIVVRYFAVQHPEKTEQLYSRTFFPAVRNLIDLSISKLPFATVYIFVFTVFLVLFSYLYFLIQKEGWKQKLGFTIRSFFNGAGALVFLFLVLWGFNYQRIPIFQQIGMKPVPLNQDQLQHELELTRNILNQLRYNIEEDTIAIEEIMPYPELEKLVRANMREHLYLLGLNFTGEPRTKQFFPAGFMRRMGILGIYFPYTGESYIDPTLHPLEKPFTIAHEMAHSYGVTDEGEANFIAWVICSNSDDPLLQYSGQLRLLRYQLNDLYRMSKELYGEFLKSLPKGIRNDLISIQQANERIKPFNLEISRKSNDLFLRTQGVKAGINSYQQLPMLAYAWRNSLNE, encoded by the coding sequence GTGCTAAAAGGAAATTGGACATGGAGTATGTTGGGACTGACCAGTATAGTGGTCAGGTACTTTGCTGTTCAACATCCTGAAAAAACCGAGCAACTCTATTCCAGGACCTTTTTCCCTGCCGTAAGGAATTTGATTGACCTGAGCATATCCAAATTACCCTTTGCAACGGTCTATATTTTCGTCTTCACGGTTTTTTTGGTATTGTTTTCCTACTTGTACTTTTTGATTCAAAAAGAAGGCTGGAAACAAAAACTCGGTTTTACGATTCGCTCCTTTTTCAATGGAGCAGGAGCTTTGGTCTTCCTTTTTTTGGTATTGTGGGGATTCAATTACCAAAGGATCCCGATTTTTCAGCAGATAGGTATGAAGCCTGTACCGCTCAATCAGGATCAACTCCAACATGAACTGGAACTGACAAGGAATATCCTGAACCAACTCCGCTACAATATTGAAGAGGACACCATTGCCATAGAGGAAATCATGCCTTATCCAGAACTGGAAAAATTGGTCAGGGCCAATATGCGGGAGCACCTCTATCTCTTGGGGCTGAATTTTACAGGGGAACCAAGAACAAAACAGTTCTTTCCTGCAGGCTTTATGCGCCGCATGGGCATTTTGGGCATTTACTTTCCCTATACAGGGGAAAGTTACATTGACCCTACGCTTCATCCTCTTGAAAAACCTTTCACCATAGCCCATGAAATGGCCCATAGCTATGGGGTAACAGATGAAGGGGAGGCCAATTTCATTGCCTGGGTCATCTGTTCCAATTCTGATGATCCCTTACTGCAGTATTCCGGTCAACTCCGCCTACTACGTTACCAGCTGAATGACCTGTATCGCATGTCAAAAGAGCTCTATGGGGAATTTTTGAAAAGCCTGCCCAAAGGCATCCGTAATGACCTGATCTCCATTCAGCAGGCCAACGAAAGGATCAAGCCCTTCAATCTGGAGATCAGCCGCAAATCCAACGACCTCTTCCTCCGTACACAAGGCGTAAAAGCAGGCATCAACAGCTACCAACAGTTGCCGATGCTGGCCTATGCCTGGAGAAATAGTTTGAATGAGTGA
- a CDS encoding peptidoglycan DD-metalloendopeptidase family protein, which produces MRFSLLFLFFLLYSTVFAQVKLESEQDKDGNVTIYANNTEVIPYTLVVDFTTLMNLTSSGGRTVFAVANPGRSIVARLKKTNANQGSSYNYSTKLYKGSYLDKSKEEPVYLIPVQEGQKVRMQPMTHVENIYKKESENTSYVGTAFYLEESTTICAPRKGIVSDMKMDTQLKGAGLSFDASDNFIEIYHEDGTFTKLMVLESGSEKVKIGDVVYPGQALATSSGEKYNSGRHVRMVQSRLNKVEREIKFEQIPVKLFDGEKEISSNQTVNELIASHPENLISKEMSKKELKRLESK; this is translated from the coding sequence ATGCGCTTTTCTCTTTTATTCCTCTTTTTCTTGTTGTATTCCACTGTTTTTGCTCAAGTCAAATTAGAGTCTGAACAGGACAAAGACGGTAATGTCACCATATACGCCAACAACACGGAAGTGATTCCCTATACCTTGGTGGTGGATTTTACAACGCTCATGAATCTGACTTCTTCCGGAGGAAGAACGGTTTTTGCAGTGGCCAACCCAGGCAGGAGCATAGTCGCCCGATTAAAGAAAACCAATGCCAACCAGGGCAGTTCTTATAACTATTCCACCAAACTCTACAAGGGGAGTTACTTAGACAAAAGCAAAGAGGAACCTGTTTACCTGATCCCCGTGCAGGAAGGACAAAAAGTCCGCATGCAGCCCATGACACATGTTGAAAATATCTATAAGAAGGAATCGGAAAACACAAGCTATGTAGGAACTGCTTTTTATCTGGAAGAGTCCACTACTATTTGTGCGCCAAGAAAAGGTATTGTCAGCGATATGAAAATGGATACCCAACTCAAAGGAGCTGGCCTTTCTTTTGATGCCTCGGACAATTTTATTGAAATCTATCATGAAGACGGCACTTTTACCAAATTGATGGTGCTGGAATCAGGTTCCGAAAAAGTGAAAATTGGCGATGTAGTCTATCCAGGGCAGGCCCTTGCAACCTCTTCCGGTGAAAAATACAATAGCGGCAGACATGTGCGGATGGTCCAGAGCAGGCTGAATAAAGTAGAAAGAGAAATCAAGTTTGAGCAAATTCCGGTTAAACTTTTTGATGGGGAAAAGGAAATATCCAGCAACCAAACGGTCAATGAACTCATCGCTTCCCATCCTGAAAACCTTATAAGCAAAGAAATGAGTAAAAAAGAACTGAAGCGCCTGGAGTCCAAATAA
- the mnmD gene encoding tRNA (5-methylaminomethyl-2-thiouridine)(34)-methyltransferase MnmD, which translates to MAREVKIITTEDGSHSLFVPELNETYHSFHGAYRESVHVFMLYGLEAWYVRNPDRYPIRIFEVGFGTGLNAWLSLVWAEQYKVPVLYHSIEPFPLENEVYSKLNYTEVDTSIYHYAPYFQMLHEAPWNEGGIVSEYFNMKKDKTTLEEAVLYHADVVFFDAFAPSKQPELWTKEMLSKVVETMNPGAVFVTYCAQGQLKRNLKELGLEVETLPGPPGKKEMTRAWRLQ; encoded by the coding sequence ATGGCAAGAGAGGTAAAAATCATCACAACCGAGGATGGTTCCCATTCCTTATTTGTCCCTGAACTTAATGAGACCTATCATTCTTTTCATGGGGCATATAGGGAGTCTGTGCATGTTTTTATGCTGTATGGACTGGAAGCCTGGTATGTACGCAACCCAGACAGGTATCCCATCAGGATTTTTGAGGTAGGTTTTGGTACAGGACTGAATGCCTGGCTGAGTCTTGTATGGGCCGAACAGTACAAAGTCCCCGTCCTTTACCATAGCATTGAGCCTTTTCCTTTGGAAAATGAAGTTTATTCCAAATTGAATTACACGGAAGTGGATACTTCCATCTATCATTATGCTCCCTATTTTCAGATGTTACACGAAGCCCCCTGGAATGAGGGGGGCATTGTATCCGAATATTTCAACATGAAAAAGGATAAGACCACTTTGGAAGAGGCGGTATTGTACCATGCCGATGTTGTTTTTTTTGATGCTTTTGCCCCCAGTAAACAGCCGGAGTTATGGACCAAAGAAATGCTGTCCAAGGTGGTGGAGACGATGAATCCTGGGGCAGTTTTTGTGACCTATTGTGCACAAGGTCAACTGAAGAGAAACCTTAAGGAATTGGGATTGGAAGTAGAGACCCTGCCCGGCCCACCCGGCAAAAAAGAAATGACAAGAGCCTGGAGACTCCAATGA
- the ispF gene encoding 2-C-methyl-D-erythritol 2,4-cyclodiphosphate synthase: MNNFRIGFGYDVHQLHEGLDFWLGGIKLEHEKGALGHSDADVLIHVICDALLGAANMRDIGYHFSDKDPKYKGIDSKILLREVMVLIREAGYEVGNIDSTVCLQLPKVNPHIPAMKACLSEVMGVEEGAISIKATTTEKLGFVGREEGVSAYCVALIYKK, translated from the coding sequence ATGAATAATTTCAGAATTGGTTTTGGCTATGATGTGCATCAGTTGCACGAAGGGCTGGATTTTTGGTTGGGAGGTATCAAGTTGGAACATGAAAAAGGGGCCTTAGGCCATTCCGATGCGGATGTATTGATCCATGTAATCTGTGATGCTCTCTTGGGTGCTGCCAACATGCGGGATATAGGTTATCACTTTTCAGATAAGGATCCCAAATACAAAGGTATTGACAGCAAAATTCTGTTGCGTGAGGTAATGGTCTTGATCCGGGAAGCCGGTTATGAAGTGGGCAATATTGACTCTACGGTATGTTTGCAGCTTCCCAAAGTCAATCCCCATATTCCTGCTATGAAGGCTTGTTTATCTGAAGTAATGGGAGTAGAGGAAGGTGCCATTTCCATTAAGGCCACCACTACCGAGAAACTGGGTTTTGTGGGAAGGGAAGAAGGTGTTTCCGCCTATTGTGTTGCATTGATTTACAAAAAGTAA
- a CDS encoding M16 family metallopeptidase, whose amino-acid sequence MINYQRFVLENGLEVLVHEDHSTKMAVLNILYKVGSRNEIPGKTGLAHYFEHLMFGSSKNVPVFDTALERVGGSCNAFTNTDITNYYITLPAVNIETAFWLESDRMLQLNLSEKTIETQRKVVIEEFKQRYLNQPYGDVFHHIRKLAFDTHPYQWPTIGKDIEDIVNYTKEDVEEFYYTHYRPDNAILVVAGDVTLDQVKFLADKWFGDIPTGKIPKRSIPVELPQTSKKTLVVNAEVPTDALYKVYHMPGKLQEGYLQADLITDILGFGRSSTLEQKLVKNGHIFASVSAYIFGTVDPGLMVFSGKMEKGQTAELAEKALDQVVQEFLESAIPEDTLTKVKNQAEAMKTYESVQLLNRAMSLAYYAHLGSPELYQTEYEKKTQIPAQSILDWGKSILKEENASTVYYKAVVK is encoded by the coding sequence ATGATCAATTATCAACGGTTTGTATTGGAAAATGGCCTCGAAGTTTTGGTTCATGAAGACCACAGTACCAAGATGGCTGTACTCAATATCCTGTATAAAGTGGGTTCCAGGAATGAAATTCCGGGAAAAACAGGACTGGCGCATTACTTTGAACACCTTATGTTCGGAAGTTCAAAGAACGTCCCTGTTTTTGATACCGCTTTGGAAAGGGTAGGAGGTTCCTGCAATGCCTTTACCAATACAGACATTACCAATTACTACATCACCCTTCCTGCGGTCAATATAGAGACCGCATTTTGGCTGGAATCGGACAGGATGCTGCAGCTGAATTTGAGCGAAAAGACCATCGAAACGCAAAGGAAGGTGGTCATAGAAGAATTCAAACAGCGCTACCTGAATCAGCCCTATGGTGATGTTTTCCATCATATCCGAAAACTGGCTTTTGATACGCACCCATACCAGTGGCCTACAATCGGAAAGGATATTGAGGATATTGTCAATTACACCAAGGAGGATGTAGAAGAGTTTTACTATACCCACTATCGACCCGATAATGCCATCCTGGTAGTGGCAGGTGACGTAACACTGGATCAGGTCAAGTTTTTGGCAGACAAATGGTTTGGGGATATTCCGACTGGTAAAATTCCCAAAAGGTCCATTCCTGTGGAGCTGCCCCAGACAAGCAAAAAGACTTTAGTGGTCAATGCTGAGGTGCCTACGGATGCCCTGTATAAAGTCTATCACATGCCTGGAAAATTACAGGAAGGATATTTACAGGCTGATCTGATCACGGATATTTTAGGCTTTGGCCGCTCTTCCACCCTGGAACAGAAGTTGGTAAAAAACGGGCACATATTTGCCTCTGTCAGTGCTTATATTTTTGGGACGGTTGACCCCGGTCTCATGGTGTTTTCAGGAAAGATGGAGAAGGGACAAACGGCTGAACTGGCAGAGAAAGCTTTGGACCAGGTAGTGCAGGAATTTTTGGAATCTGCGATTCCAGAGGATACCCTCACGAAGGTGAAAAATCAAGCTGAGGCCATGAAGACCTACGAGTCTGTTCAGTTGCTCAACAGGGCCATGAGTTTGGCCTATTATGCTCATTTAGGAAGCCCGGAGCTTTACCAAACAGAATACGAGAAAAAGACCCAGATCCCCGCCCAAAGTATTTTGGATTGGGGAAAATCAATACTCAAAGAGGAGAATGCTTCAACCGTTTACTATAAGGCTGTTGTGAAATAA
- a CDS encoding heavy-metal-associated domain-containing protein: MKKIQLKTNVKCGACVAAITPEMDKVAQNAWMVDLSHPDRILTVEGEIEAEAVQKALENAGYKGESIEA; this comes from the coding sequence ATGAAGAAGATACAACTTAAAACCAATGTCAAGTGTGGAGCCTGCGTAGCTGCAATCACACCGGAAATGGATAAAGTAGCCCAAAACGCATGGATGGTGGACCTGAGCCATCCTGACAGGATTTTGACAGTAGAAGGAGAAATTGAAGCAGAAGCTGTACAAAAAGCATTGGAAAATGCGGGCTATAAAGGTGAAAGCATAGAAGCTTAA
- the metK gene encoding methionine adenosyltransferase, with product MPYLFTSESVSEGHPDKIADQISDALIDHFLAFDPNSKVACETLVTTGQVILAGEVKSETYLDVQQIARQVINRIGYTKGEYMFDGNSCGVLSAIHEQSPDINQGVDKGNPEEQGAGDQGMMFGYATKETDNFMPLALDLSHLILKELAALRRENKEITYLRPDSKAQVTIEYSDDNIPQRIDTIVISTQHDEFADEPTMLAKIKEDMINILIPRVKAQLKPENQALFTDKITYHINPTGKFVIGGPHGDTGLTGRKIIVDTYGGKGAHGGGAFSGKDPSKVDRSAAYATRHIAKNMVAAGVADEMLVQVSYAIGVAKPMGIYVNTYGTAKVNMTDGQIAKKVEEIFDMRPYAIEQRLKLRNPIYEETAAYGHMGRKNEVVTKTFKTPDNKVLSFDVELFTWEKLDYVDTIKKEFGL from the coding sequence ATGCCTTATTTATTTACTTCAGAATCAGTCTCTGAAGGACATCCAGATAAAATTGCGGATCAGATTTCGGATGCACTGATTGATCATTTTTTGGCTTTTGACCCTAACTCCAAAGTAGCTTGTGAAACCTTGGTCACGACCGGACAGGTTATCCTGGCCGGAGAGGTAAAATCAGAGACTTATCTGGATGTGCAGCAGATTGCCCGTCAGGTAATCAACCGTATTGGATATACCAAAGGAGAATATATGTTTGACGGTAACTCCTGTGGGGTGTTGTCCGCCATTCATGAGCAGTCACCTGATATCAACCAAGGCGTGGATAAAGGCAATCCGGAAGAACAAGGTGCAGGAGACCAAGGAATGATGTTCGGATATGCCACCAAGGAGACAGATAATTTTATGCCTTTGGCATTGGACCTTTCCCATTTGATCCTAAAAGAATTGGCAGCATTGAGGCGGGAAAATAAAGAGATTACCTATCTGAGACCGGATTCCAAGGCTCAAGTGACTATTGAGTACTCTGATGATAATATTCCCCAAAGGATTGATACTATAGTGATTTCTACCCAGCACGATGAATTTGCCGATGAGCCTACCATGTTGGCGAAGATCAAAGAGGACATGATCAATATCCTGATCCCTAGGGTAAAAGCCCAACTGAAACCAGAAAATCAGGCCTTGTTTACAGATAAAATCACTTACCATATCAACCCAACCGGGAAATTTGTCATCGGAGGTCCTCATGGAGATACCGGTCTTACAGGAAGGAAAATCATTGTTGATACTTATGGTGGGAAAGGTGCCCATGGAGGTGGGGCTTTTTCCGGAAAAGATCCTTCCAAAGTCGACCGTTCAGCAGCTTATGCCACACGCCATATTGCTAAAAACATGGTGGCAGCAGGCGTAGCCGATGAAATGTTGGTGCAGGTGTCCTATGCCATCGGAGTGGCCAAGCCAATGGGTATATATGTCAATACCTATGGAACTGCCAAAGTGAATATGACCGATGGGCAAATTGCCAAAAAGGTTGAAGAGATTTTTGATATGAGGCCTTATGCCATTGAGCAAAGGCTAAAGTTGAGAAACCCCATTTATGAGGAAACTGCGGCCTATGGGCACATGGGAAGAAAAAATGAGGTTGTTACTAAAACTTTCAAGACCCCTGATAACAAAGTGTTGAGTTTTGATGTAGAGCTCTTTACCTGGGAAAAACTGGATTACGTAGATACCATCAAGAAAGAATTTGGTCTTTAA
- a CDS encoding AIR synthase related protein encodes MNERYMQRGVSASKEDVHQAISKLDKGLFPKAFCKIVEDTLGNDPEYCNIMHADGAGTKSSLAYMYWKETGDLSVWKGIAQDAIIMNIDDLLCVGAINNILVSSTIGRNKNLVPGEVISAIINGTEEVLQMLRDHGVHVVLTGGETADVGDLVRTVIVDSTVTCRMKRDEVISNDQIRPGDVIVGLASYGQATYEDYYNGGMGSNGLTSARHDVFNKILQTKYPESYDPAVPHELVYTGKYNLTDPAPGLPVDMGKLVLSPTRTYAPVMVDVLKYLRPQIHGIVHCSGGAQTKVLHFVDNVHVIKDNLFDTPPLFRIIQEESGTDWKEMYKVFNMGHRMEIYLEERYAEEVIDIAETLGVEAKIIGRVVPFEGKKVTVQGEHGTFEY; translated from the coding sequence ATGAATGAACGGTATATGCAAAGGGGTGTTTCCGCCTCCAAAGAAGATGTACACCAAGCCATTTCCAAATTGGACAAAGGCCTTTTTCCCAAAGCTTTCTGCAAAATTGTAGAAGACACATTGGGAAATGATCCTGAGTACTGCAATATCATGCATGCGGATGGTGCTGGAACCAAGTCTTCCTTGGCTTACATGTACTGGAAGGAAACCGGTGATCTGAGTGTTTGGAAAGGAATTGCTCAGGATGCAATTATTATGAATATTGATGACCTGCTTTGCGTAGGTGCGATCAACAACATCCTTGTTTCCTCTACCATCGGACGGAATAAGAACCTAGTCCCCGGTGAAGTGATTTCAGCCATCATCAATGGCACAGAGGAAGTCCTTCAAATGCTCAGAGACCATGGGGTCCACGTGGTCTTAACAGGAGGTGAAACCGCAGACGTTGGGGATTTAGTAAGAACAGTCATTGTAGATTCGACAGTAACTTGCAGAATGAAAAGGGACGAGGTGATTTCAAATGATCAAATCCGTCCAGGAGATGTGATCGTTGGACTGGCCTCTTATGGCCAGGCCACCTATGAGGATTATTACAATGGGGGTATGGGCTCCAATGGCCTGACCTCAGCCCGACATGATGTTTTCAATAAAATCCTTCAAACCAAATATCCTGAAAGTTATGATCCGGCTGTTCCCCATGAACTGGTGTACACCGGCAAATATAATTTGACTGACCCGGCTCCAGGACTCCCTGTGGATATGGGCAAACTTGTACTTTCTCCTACCAGGACCTATGCTCCTGTGATGGTAGATGTGCTGAAATACCTGAGACCTCAGATTCATGGAATCGTGCATTGCAGTGGTGGGGCACAGACTAAAGTATTGCATTTTGTGGACAATGTCCATGTGATCAAGGACAATTTATTTGATACGCCTCCATTGTTCAGAATTATTCAGGAGGAAAGCGGCACAGATTGGAAAGAAATGTATAAAGTTTTCAATATGGGCCATCGCATGGAAATCTACCTGGAAGAAAGGTATGCCGAAGAGGTGATCGACATTGCCGAAACCCTGGGGGTAGAAGCCAAAATCATTGGAAGAGTAGTCCCATTTGAAGGTAAGAAAGTAACTGTACAAGGAGAACACGGAACTTTCGAATATTAA